The window TGCGCTGGACCCGGCCCTGGAATCCGCCGTCACCGACGTCGTCGGTGTCGCCCCCGGCACCCCGCTGATCCGGGTCGACCTCGCGGCCGTACGGGATCGCGTCGAGACCGTCCCCGGCGTCGACTCCGCGGAGGTCTCCCGGCACTGGCCGGGCACCGTGCGGCTCGCGGTCACCCCCAGGGTGGCGGTTGCCGTCGTGGCCGCCAACGCCGCGCTGTACCTGATGGACGCCGAGGGCGTGCCCTACCAGACGGTGGCCGCCCGGCCCGCCGGGCTGGTCAGCCTGCGGCTGGCGACCCCGGGCCCGGGGGACCCCGCGACCGCCGCCGGTCTCGCCGTGGTCGCGGCGCTGCCGGCCGGCCTGGTCGGCACCGTCGCCTCGGTGACAGCCGCGAACCCCTACGACATCACCGTGCAGCTCACCGACGGCCGCAGCGTCATCTGGGGCGGCGCGACCGACAACGCCCGCAAGTCCCAGATCCTCACCGCCGTGCTGGCCCGGCCCGGTACCACCTTCGACATCTCCGACCCCGGCCTGGTCGCCGTCCGCTGACCCCACCCGGACCGGTGCCGGCGACGGGCTGGTTCCGTCCGTGACCGCGCTGCCGCACACTCGGTGCATGACCCCACCGTCGGCCGGCGAGTTCAACGTGTTCGGCGAGCCACTGCAGCCCTGCGGCACGGACCCGGTCACCGGGTACTTCCGGGACGGCAGCTGCCGCTGCGGCCCCACCCAGACCGCCACGCACACGGTGTGTGCGGTGGTCACCCGGGAATTCCTCGAGCAGCAGCGC is drawn from Nakamurella deserti and contains these coding sequences:
- a CDS encoding cell division protein FtsQ/DivIB, translated to MTDTLDHDTPREPAADPARPAAPPAPSREEKVALRREQLRRRRIVAGVLAGVLLLLVAAGGWVVWGTSVLGLKTVQVDGTEGALDPALESAVTDVVGVAPGTPLIRVDLAAVRDRVETVPGVDSAEVSRHWPGTVRLAVTPRVAVAVVAANAALYLMDAEGVPYQTVAARPAGLVSLRLATPGPGDPATAAGLAVVAALPAGLVGTVASVTAANPYDITVQLTDGRSVIWGGATDNARKSQILTAVLARPGTTFDISDPGLVAVR